One genomic window of Paenibacillus xylanilyticus includes the following:
- a CDS encoding YezD family protein: MAKPLKVDEVWMDRIAGQLNDMEFGSLHIVVHEGQIVQMERTERKRFENTPSGSTSKSGSTARSSSPRSLRGSNASAKG, translated from the coding sequence ATGGCTAAGCCGTTAAAAGTGGATGAGGTATGGATGGATCGAATTGCCGGACAGCTGAATGACATGGAGTTTGGCTCGCTTCACATCGTTGTACATGAAGGTCAGATTGTGCAGATGGAGCGGACTGAACGCAAACGATTTGAGAACACGCCCTCAGGCAGCACCTCCAAATCCGGCAGCACTGCACGAAGCAGCTCCCCCCGCTCATTGCGCGGATCGAACGCAAGTGCGAAGGGGTAG